The window GCCCCAGCAGGCAGGTGGGCGAGCTCCGCGAGTCCAGCGGCGAGCAGCGTCGCCACGGAGACGGCCACCACGCGGCGTAAGCGGCGTCCAGGCGCGGAGTCATTGGTCATCACGGCGCCGAACGTACCAATGAAGGATGGGACATGCGCCGGGTATCCGCCGAGGAGGGCCCCGCACGCTTACCCGTGCTAGACGCCCTCCTCATGCGATGCTGGCAATGGAAGTCCTTCCAGGCGCTGTCCCTCGACGAGCTGTACGACGTGCTCGCCCTGCGACAGGAAGTCTTCGTGGTGGAGCAGCGCTCCATCTACCAGGACGTGGACGGTTTCGACCGGAGCGCGGAACACCTGCTGCTCCACACGGAGTCGCAGGGCCCCCGGCTGCTCGCCGGGTACTTGAGGGTGCTGCCCCCCGGTGTGAAGTATCCCCAGGAGAGCAGCCTGGGCCGCGTGGTGACGTCGCCCCGCGCACGGGCCCAGGGGCTGGGGCGAGAGCTGGTGGCGCGTGGCCTTGCCCGGCTGGACAGCCTGTACCCACAGGCCGCCGTCCACATCGGGGCCCAGCACTACCTCCAGCGCTTCTACGAAGACTTCGGCTTCCAGACGCAGGGCGACGTCTATGACGAGGACGGCATTCCCCACATCGACATGGTGCGGCCAGCGGGCGGGACGCGCTGACGCCGGGCCACGGCCAGCGCTCGCCGCTATGTCCCGGGTGGTCAGACGTTACATGGACCATGCGCTGGGACCGCGCCCCAGCCGAGGAGACGACCCGACTTGCGCCACGGCCTCGCGATGGGGGCACTGCTTGCACTGCTCGCCACCACCCAGCTCGCGTGCGTCGTGGGCCCGCGCTTCACCACGTGTCCGGGTGAAGGCGGCCGGCCCTGGCTGCGCCTGGACAGCGACCACTACACGCTGCACACGGACCTCCTCGCCGAAGAGGCCCGCGAGGCCATGCAGCGCCTGGAGCGGACCCGCGCCGCCATCCTCACGTCGATGTGGCCGCAGTCCCTGCGCCAACAGATGACGAAGCTGGACGTCTACGTGATTCAGAGCCCGCGCGAGTTCGAAGGCCTCTACCCACGCCGCGTGCGCGCATTCTTCTTCCGCTCCGACAGCGAGGCTCTCATCGTCCTGTCGGGACGGCCCGGCACTTGGGAGCAGACCTTCTCCGGCCTCTCCCTGGCATCCTCGTCGCCGCTGAACCATGAGCTGGCCCACTATCTGAGCGCCTATCCCCTGTCCCGTCAGCCCCGTTGGCTTTCTGAGGGGATGGCGGAGTACCTGGAGACGTTGCGAATCTCCAAGGATGGGAGAACGGCGGTCGTCGGAGCGCCGCACTGGACGGCCATCGCGCATATCCGACCCAGGCTCAACAAAGTCCTGCGAGACGTGGCGCAAGGATGGTCGATGCAACAAGTCCTTCAATGGGACCGCACCCTGGAGGCCCGCGAGCAGGACAAGGAGGTCGAGGCGAACTACGCGGGAAGCTGGCTGCTGGTGCACTGGCTGGTGAATGAACGCCCCCAGCCCTTCGCCGAATACCTGGCACTGCTCCACCAGGGCGTCTCGCCCGATGAAGCGCTCACGCGGACGTTGCCCGAACTGACGTCGCCGTCGCTCGACGGCTTGCTCTATCAATACGTGCGCAAACGCCACTTCGTGGAGCGGACCGTCTCCGTGCCTCCCATCGGAACGGCGTTCGTCGAGGAGTACCTCGATGACGCCCAAGTCCATGCCATCCGCGCCAGGCTCGCCGCGCTGGGGGCACACCTGGCGCACCGGGAGCCCTTCATCACCAACCGCCAGAAGGTGGCGAGGGACGAACTCGATGAGGCGCTCCGGCTGAACCCCACGGGACTCCTGGCGCTGTCCGCGAAGCTGCGCGGCGCGGCGCCGTCCGAACAGGTGGCCATTGGCCGAAGCATCGTGGAGGCCCATCCCCACGAGAGTGAGGCCTGGCTGCTGCTGGGCATGGCGATGCGGCACGCCCCCGCCGCGACAGAGGAGCGCGAGGCCACCTATCGCGAAGCCCTGCGGCTCGATCCGCGCAACGCCAACGCGGCGCGTGAACTGGCGTGGATGCTCATCAACCAGGACCGGAGCGAAGAAGCCCTGCCGCTGGCGCGCTGGGCCGTGGCGCTCGCGCCGTGGAGCCCCAACGCCCTGGACACGCTGGCCCTGGCGCTGGCCGGCACCGGCGCCTGCGAGGAGGCACGGCAGGCGGAGCACCGGGCACTGGATTTCATCCAGGAGGACGGCGCGCCAGAGCTGGAGTACCTGCTCCGCCAGCGCATCGCCGGGCTCGAGGACGGCACCCTCTGCGTGGCGAGCCCGCCCGGCCCCTGAGGCACGGAGGCTGGCGATGGGCCGACAACACTTCCCGGACGCCATCTGTCGCGTACCTCACGCGTCAGGGTGGCTGGGGCGGCCGGCGACTTCGTGGCCCCATGACGCAATGCGCGTCCATGGCTTTCCTGCGGGGCCATGAGCCAGTGCACTCACATCGTCGACAATCCCTTCACCGGAGACGTCGCCGCTTCGGTCGAGCCCACGTCCCCCGTGAAGCTGGACACCGTGCTGGAGCGAGCCCGCGCCGCGTCGCGCGCGCTGCGCGCCCTGAGCGTGGCGGAGCGCGTGAAGCTGGTGCTGCGCGCGTGCGAGGCGATGGAGAAGAACGCCGACGCCATCGCACGGGACATCACCCGGCAGATGGGCAAGCCGCTGTCCCAGGCCCGGGGTGAGGTGGGCGGCATGGCGGGACGCCTGCGCCACATGGCCGCCATCGCCGAGGAATCCCTCGCGGACATCGTCCTGCCGCCCAAGGACGGCTTCGAGCGGAGAATCGCGAAGGAGCCGCTGGGCGTGGTGCTGGACCTGCCCGCGTGGAACTACCCTCTCCTCACCGCGGTGAATGCCATCGCGCCCGCCGTGCTCGCGGGCAACGCGGTCATCGTGAAGCACTCGCCGCGCACGCCCCTGTGCGGTGGCCACTTCGCGCGCGCCTTCGCCGAAACAGGCGCGCCCGACGGCGCGGTGCAGGCCATCTTCCTGGACTACCCGGGGACGGAGCAGCTCGTCGGTGACGCGCGTGTGGACCACGTCCTCTTCACGGGCTCGGTGCTCGGCGGCCACAAGATGCAGACGGCCGCGCGCGAGCGATTCCTCCACATGGGCCTGGAGCTGGGAGGCAACGACCCGGCCTACGTCGCGCCGGACTGTGACTTCGACAAGTCGGTGGAGAACATCGTCGACGGTGCCATGTACAACGCGGGGCAGAGCTGCTGTGCCGTGGAGCGGGTGTACGTGCACCGCTCGCTGTACGAGCGCTTCGTCGCCGCCGCGGAGCCACTCGTGCGCGCCTACGTGCTGGGCGACCCGGAGTCCGAGCAGACGACGATGGGCCCCATCGCCCAGCCCTGGCACCCCGCCGAGTTGCAGTCCTTCGTCCAGGACGCCACGAACCTGGGCGCACGGCTCGTCACGGGTGGCCGCGCGGCACAAGTGGGAGGACGGGGCCGCTTCTTCGAACCCACCCTGCTCCGCGACGTGAGCCCCCAGGCGCGGCTGATGCGTGAAGAGTCCTTCGGGCCGCTGCTGCCCATCGCGCCGGTGGACTCGGATGAGGAGGCCCTGGCGCTGATGAATGCCTCGCGGCTGGGCCTCACCGCGAGCGTGTGGACGTCCGACCGGGAGCGCGCGGACCGGCTGGCGCGGCAACTGGAAGCGGGCACCGTCTACATGAACCGCTGTGACGCGCTGGACCCCGCTCTGCCATGGAGCGGCGTGAAGGACTCCGGACGCGGCGTGACGCTGAGCGCGCTGGGCTTCGACGCCCTGACGCGACCCAAAGCGCTCCACTACCGCCTGCGCTTCTGACGCGCGGCTACAGCTTGCGCAGCCTCACCCGCTTCACCTTGTGGTCGGGGCCCTTGAGGAGGATGAGGCGCGCGCGCGAACGGGTGGGCGCGATGTTCTGGGCCAGGTTGGGCCCGTTGATTTCGCCCCACACCGACTCGGCGAGCTGAATCGCCTGCTCGTGGTTCAGCTCGGAGAACCGGCGGAAGTAGCTGCGCTCGTCGCGAAACGCCGTCTGCTGGAGCTTGAGGAAACGGTTGACGTACCAGCGGCGGATGTCGTGCTCGTGCGCGTCCACGTAGATGGAGAAGTCGAAGAAGTCGGAGAGGAACGTCGCCGGCATCTGCTTCCCCTCCTGTGCCCCGGCCTGGAGGACGTTGAGCCCTTCCAGGATGAGGATGTCGGGCTGGCGGACGACCTGCGCCTCACCGGGCACCACGTCGTAGACGAGGTGCGAATACACCGGCGCCGCCACCTCCGCGCGTCCGGCCTTCAGCTCCGCCAGGAAGCGCACCAGGGCGCGCCGGTCGTAGCTCTCCGGGAAGCCCTTGCGCTTCATCAAGTCGCGCTCGGTGAGGACGTCGTTGGGGAAAAGGAACCCGTCCGTCGTCACCAACTCCACGCGCGGGTGGTCCGGCCACCGCTTCAGCAGCGCCTGGAGGATGCGCGCCGTCGTGCTCTTGCCCACCGCCACGCTCCCGGCGATGGCGATGATGTACGGCACCTTCTGCGTCGAACCTCCCAGGAAGGCTTGCTGCTCCGCCCACAGCCGCTGCGCCGCGGCCACCTGCAGGTTCAGCAACCGGGACAAGGGCAGGTAGACGTCCACCACCTCGTCCAGGTCGAGGTGCTCTCCCAGGCCCCGCAGGCCGTCAATGTCCTCGGACTTCAGCGGCAGAGGCGTTGCGGCACGCAGCGCCCGCCAGGCATCCCGTTCCAGGTCGATGAACATGGCTGGGGACAGACCGGTGGCTAAGGCCATGGATTCCACTCCAGGAGCTGAACATCCAAGCCGCCGCGTAGCACAGCCGAGACGTTCACGCTCGGACGTTCAGGTGCCAGCCGCGGGATCCCACCCGTAGAAGCGCTTCAGTTCCTCATAGAGGTCCGGCGTCTTCTCCTGCATTTGCCGGGGTTTCTCGAAAAACGATTCGGTGGCCACCGCGAAGAACTCGGCCTCGTTGAGCCCACCGTAGTCATCCAGCACCTGCCGTTCCCGGCGCTGGCCCTGCTGAAGTTTGTGGAAGTGCTCGCTCATCACCGCGCTCCAGGCCCGGTAATGCGAATACGCGCGCAGGTTGGGCGTGCCATCGAAGGCGCCGTCGGCCCGGTCCAACACGTGGGCGAACTCATGCGTGGCGGTGTCGTGACCATCGCCCGGGTTGCGCAGCCCCGCGAGCACCGACTCCCACGAGAGGATGACGGAGCCCCAGTTCTTCGCCTCGCCCAGCACCCCGCCCGTGCGGTCCGGGATTCGGAAGGCGCTGGGATAGACGATGACCTCCCGCAGCCGGTCGTAATACGAAAGGCCCAGGTGCAACACGAGTTGCACCGCGGTGGCGGATATCACCACGCGAATCTCGTCGGTGACCTCCAGGCCGCCGGCGCCGATGAACTCCTTCTCCCACGCGAACACCTTGAGCTTGTCCAGGAAGGGCTGCCGCAGCTCCGGGGAGAGGGTGCGGAAGAAGGGCACGCGCGCGTCGAGGTAGCCCAGCCAGGCCTCCGGAAAGGGGCGGCGAAGCAGTCGCCGACGCCGGAACTGGCGGATGAAGGAGAACATGCGCCCTGGCATAGCAGACGCGCATGGCGCGAGGAGCACCTCCCGGGACGAAACTGGAGGTAGATTGCGCCTGGCGGGCGCGGCCGGCAGCCCCTTTCACGGACGTGCAACGAGTGATGAGCAGACGCGTGTGGGTTCGATGCGCGGCGCTGGGGCTGAGCCTCCTGGCGTCCCAGGCACCGGCGCAAATCACGGAGTCAGACCCGGTCGTCGAGGAAGTGGTGGTCCGCGGCCCGGAGAAGACCCAGCCGGACACGGTGCGCGCCTATGCGCGTGTGGGGGAAGGAGACCCGCTCACGCTCGAGGACCTGGCCAAGGTCGAGCGGCGGCTGGTCGCCACGGGCCTCTTCCAGGAGGTGAAGGTCAGCTACGAGCCTTCCGGGCCGGGCCGGGTGCGGCTGATTCTGGAGGTGGAGGACAAGGCATCCTGGGTGGTGGCGCCCACCTTCGTGCTGCAATCCGACAACGTCGGCGGCGGCGTGCTGTACGCGGAGAACAACCTCTGGGGCCGCAGCAAGAAGTTCGCGACCGCGGCCCAGGTGAGCACGGCGGAGAGCGGCATCTTCGCGGGCTTCCTGGACCCGAACCTCTTCGGGCTGCCCCAGCTCCGCTTCAGCCTGGAAGGCCAGCTTCGCAGCGACCGGGTAGACGAGTACCAGGCCGGCTCCGGCCAGCGGCGCCCAGAGGTGGTGCGACGGACGCGGATGAACTCCGCGTCCATCGCCGGAGAGCTGGGCTTCCTGCTGTTCGAGCGCGTCCGCGCGGCGGCCAAGTACCGGCTGATGTCCATCGACGCGAAGTCCCCCGACACCGCCGAGGAGGTGACGACGCCCGCGTTCTCCCTGGGCCCGTCGCAGCAGGATGCGTCCCTGCGGCTGATGGTGGGCATCGAC is drawn from Myxococcus xanthus and contains these coding sequences:
- a CDS encoding BamA/TamA family outer membrane protein produces the protein MARGAPPGTKLEVDCAWRARPAAPFTDVQRVMSRRVWVRCAALGLSLLASQAPAQITESDPVVEEVVVRGPEKTQPDTVRAYARVGEGDPLTLEDLAKVERRLVATGLFQEVKVSYEPSGPGRVRLILEVEDKASWVVAPTFVLQSDNVGGGVLYAENNLWGRSKKFATAAQVSTAESGIFAGFLDPNLFGLPQLRFSLEGQLRSDRVDEYQAGSGQRRPEVVRRTRMNSASIAGELGFLLFERVRAAAKYRLMSIDAKSPDTAEEVTTPAFSLGPSQQDASLRLMVGIDTRQNLHAVMEGLNLEASYELSNPGVGSDFRYERFGLLYRHGLRLVGEHNLVLRGEAVAGVDLPFHQEFVMGGNSLRGFVYRQFRGDTRLSFTAEYHFPLFTVNPLSFRGVAFSDTGMMMWRKLPGDRELRDVNGRVVRSYLPDTEDGLGNATVAQGVGAGLRLYLRNIVLPLVGVDAAYSVNSGEFRFYLVAGVNPS
- a CDS encoding DUF1570 domain-containing protein, whose protein sequence is MRHGLAMGALLALLATTQLACVVGPRFTTCPGEGGRPWLRLDSDHYTLHTDLLAEEAREAMQRLERTRAAILTSMWPQSLRQQMTKLDVYVIQSPREFEGLYPRRVRAFFFRSDSEALIVLSGRPGTWEQTFSGLSLASSSPLNHELAHYLSAYPLSRQPRWLSEGMAEYLETLRISKDGRTAVVGAPHWTAIAHIRPRLNKVLRDVAQGWSMQQVLQWDRTLEAREQDKEVEANYAGSWLLVHWLVNERPQPFAEYLALLHQGVSPDEALTRTLPELTSPSLDGLLYQYVRKRHFVERTVSVPPIGTAFVEEYLDDAQVHAIRARLAALGAHLAHREPFITNRQKVARDELDEALRLNPTGLLALSAKLRGAAPSEQVAIGRSIVEAHPHESEAWLLLGMAMRHAPAATEEREATYREALRLDPRNANAARELAWMLINQDRSEEALPLARWAVALAPWSPNALDTLALALAGTGACEEARQAEHRALDFIQEDGAPELEYLLRQRIAGLEDGTLCVASPPGP
- the coaA gene encoding type I pantothenate kinase, which produces MALATGLSPAMFIDLERDAWRALRAATPLPLKSEDIDGLRGLGEHLDLDEVVDVYLPLSRLLNLQVAAAQRLWAEQQAFLGGSTQKVPYIIAIAGSVAVGKSTTARILQALLKRWPDHPRVELVTTDGFLFPNDVLTERDLMKRKGFPESYDRRALVRFLAELKAGRAEVAAPVYSHLVYDVVPGEAQVVRQPDILILEGLNVLQAGAQEGKQMPATFLSDFFDFSIYVDAHEHDIRRWYVNRFLKLQQTAFRDERSYFRRFSELNHEQAIQLAESVWGEINGPNLAQNIAPTRSRARLILLKGPDHKVKRVRLRKL
- a CDS encoding M90 family metallopeptidase; this translates as MFSFIRQFRRRRLLRRPFPEAWLGYLDARVPFFRTLSPELRQPFLDKLKVFAWEKEFIGAGGLEVTDEIRVVISATAVQLVLHLGLSYYDRLREVIVYPSAFRIPDRTGGVLGEAKNWGSVILSWESVLAGLRNPGDGHDTATHEFAHVLDRADGAFDGTPNLRAYSHYRAWSAVMSEHFHKLQQGQRRERQVLDDYGGLNEAEFFAVATESFFEKPRQMQEKTPDLYEELKRFYGWDPAAGT
- a CDS encoding aldehyde dehydrogenase family protein; translated protein: MSQCTHIVDNPFTGDVAASVEPTSPVKLDTVLERARAASRALRALSVAERVKLVLRACEAMEKNADAIARDITRQMGKPLSQARGEVGGMAGRLRHMAAIAEESLADIVLPPKDGFERRIAKEPLGVVLDLPAWNYPLLTAVNAIAPAVLAGNAVIVKHSPRTPLCGGHFARAFAETGAPDGAVQAIFLDYPGTEQLVGDARVDHVLFTGSVLGGHKMQTAARERFLHMGLELGGNDPAYVAPDCDFDKSVENIVDGAMYNAGQSCCAVERVYVHRSLYERFVAAAEPLVRAYVLGDPESEQTTMGPIAQPWHPAELQSFVQDATNLGARLVTGGRAAQVGGRGRFFEPTLLRDVSPQARLMREESFGPLLPIAPVDSDEEALALMNASRLGLTASVWTSDRERADRLARQLEAGTVYMNRCDALDPALPWSGVKDSGRGVTLSALGFDALTRPKALHYRLRF
- a CDS encoding GNAT family N-acetyltransferase encodes the protein MRCWQWKSFQALSLDELYDVLALRQEVFVVEQRSIYQDVDGFDRSAEHLLLHTESQGPRLLAGYLRVLPPGVKYPQESSLGRVVTSPRARAQGLGRELVARGLARLDSLYPQAAVHIGAQHYLQRFYEDFGFQTQGDVYDEDGIPHIDMVRPAGGTR